The genomic segment CTACTCCGGGGAGGATTGGAGATGCTACACCTGGTGCTGGGAGGAGGAATAGGTGGGATGAGACTCCTACACCGGGGAGAGTGGTTGATTCAGATGCTACTCCTGCAGGTGGGGTTACGCCAGGGGCTACTCCTGCTGGTGTTGCTTGGGACGCTACTCCTAAAGGAATGGTTACCCCTACCCCGAAAAGGCAAAAGTCTCGTTGGGATGAGACTCCTGCTAGTATGGATAGTGCGACTCCTGCTCTTGGGGCGGTTACTCCTAGTCTTGGTGGTGTGACTCCTGGACCTACTCCTCTTGGTGCAATTGATATGGCTACTCCAACTCCGAATGCACTTGCCATGCGCGGGGCAATAACGCCTGAGCAGTATAATCTGCTGAGGTGGGAGAAGGATATTGAGGAGAGGAATAGGCCATTGACTGATGAGGAGTTGGATGCTATGTTTCCTCAAGAAGGGTACAAGATTTTGGAGCCACCGGCTTCTTATGTGCCTATTAGGACACCAGCAAGGAAGTTGTTGGCTACCCCAACACCAATGGGCACTCCTCTTTATTCTATTCCTGATGAGAACAGAGGGCAACAGTTTGATCTAGGGCAGGAGCCTCCTGCTGGGTTGCCATTTATGAAACCTGAGGATTATCAGTATTTTGGTGCTTTGTTGAATGAGGAAGATGAGGAGGAGTTGTCCCCAGAGGAGCAGAAAGAGAGGAAGATTATGAAACTTTTACTGAAAGTGAAGAACGGGACACCTCCACAGAGGAAGACTGCTTTGAGGCAGTTGACGGATAAGGCTAGAGAGTTTGGTGCTGGGCCGTTGTTCAACAGAATTTTGCCACTGCTTATGCAGCCTACCTTGGAGGATCAGGAGAGGCATCTTCTGGTTAAGGTAATTGATAGGGTTTTGTATAAATTGGATGAGTTAGTTAGGCCTTATGTTCATAAGATTCTTGTTGTTATTGAACCACTCTTGATTGATGAGGATTATTATGCCCGTGTGGAAGGGAGAGAAATTATTTCTAATTTGAGTAAAGCAGCTGGTTTGGCCACTATGATTGCTGCTATGCGTCCTgatattgataatattgatgagtATGTTAGGAACACAACTGCAAGAGCTTTCAGCGTTGTCGCTTCAGCTCTCGGGATTCCTGCATTGTTGCCCTTCTTGAAAGCTGTGTGTCAGAGTAAGAAATCCTGGCAAGCTCGTCATACTGGAATCAAAATTGTTCAACAGATTGCTATTTTGATTGGCTGTGCTGTTCTTCCCCATTTGAGGTCTCTTGTGGAAATCATAGAACATGGTCTGAATGATGAGAATCAGAAGGTGAGGACAATCACTGCCTTGTCCTTGGCTGCTCTTGCTGAGGCTGCTGCCCCATATGGCATTGAAAGCTTTGATTCTGTTCTGAAGCCATTGTGGAAGGGCATTAGGTCACACCGTGGCAAGGTCTTGGCTGCATTCTTGAAAGCAATTGGTTTTATTATTCCTCTTATGGATGCTATGTATGCCAACTACTACACCAAGGAAGTCATGTTTATTCTGATACGTGAGTTTCAGTCACCTGatgaagaaatgaagaagatTGTGTTGAAAGTGGTTAAGCAATGTGTGAGTACAGAGGGCGTGGAGGCTGAATATATACGTTCTGATATTCTTCCTGAGTTCTTTAGGAACTTCTGGGTTAGAAGGATGGCCTTGGATAGGAGAAATTATAGGCAACTCGTGGAAACAACTGTTGAGATTGCTGACAAGGTTGGTGTTAAAGATATTGCTGGCAGAATTGTTGAGGATCTGAAAGATGAGAGTGAACCATATAGGCGTATGGTTATGGAAACAATTGAGAAGGTTGTTGCGAACATGGGTGCATCTGATATTGATTCTAGGTTGGAAGAGCTTTTGATTGATGGTATTCTCTATGCTTTCCAAGAGCAGACCAGTGATGATGCTAATGTGATGCTTAATGGGTTTGGTGCAGTTGTCAATTCTCTTGGACAGAGGGTGAAACCTTACCTTCCCCAGATTTGTGGTACCATTAAGTGGCGCTTGAACAACAAGAGTGCTAAAGTGAGACAGCAAGCTGCTGATCTTATTTCTAGGATTGCTGTTGTCATGAAGCAATGTCAGGAGGAACAACTGATGGGTCATCTTGGTGTTGTGTTGTATGAGTATTTGGGAGAAGAATACCCTGAAGTTCTTGGTTCAATTCTAGGAGCTCTCAAAGCAATTGTCAATGTCATTGGTATGACCAAAATGACTCCTCCTATTAAGGACTTGCTTCCAAGACTGACACCAATTCTGAAGAATAGGCATGAGAAAGTCCAGGAGAACTGTATTGACCTTGTTGGTCGAATTGCTGATCGTGGAGCTGAGTTTGTTCCTGCCAGGGAGTGGATGAGGATTTGTTTTGAGCTTCTTGAGATGCTTAAGGCCCACAAGAAGGGCATTCGGCGTGCTACTGTGAATACTTTTGGTTACATTGCTAAGGCCATTGGACCGCAGGATGTCTTGGCGACACTGTTAAATAATCTCAAGGTCCAGGAGCGCCAAAACCGTGTTTGCACAACTGTTGCAATTGCTATAGTTGCAGAAACCTGTTCACCTTTTACGGTCTTGCCTGCCTTGATGAATGAATATCGTGTCCCAGAGCTTAATGTGCAGAATGGTGTCTTAAAATCCCTCTCTTTCCTGTTCGAGTACATTGGCGAAATGGGTAAAGACTATATCTATGCAGTGACTCCATTACTTGAGGATGCACTCATGGACCGAGATTTAGTTCACAGGCAGACTGCAGCTTCCGCTGTTAAGCATATGGCTTTGGGTGTGGCTGGTTTGGGTTGTGAAGATGCATTGGTCCACTTGCTTAACTATGTGTGGCCCAACATATTTGAGACTTCCCCTCATGTGATAAATGCTGTCACTGAAGCCATTGAAGGAATGAGGGTGGCCTTAGGTGCTGCTGTTGTGTTGAACTACTGTCTTCAGGGGCTGTTCCATCCTGCCCGGAAGGTCAGGGAAGTATACTGGAAGATATACAATTCACTGTATATTGGAGCTCAGGATGCTCTTGTGGCAGCTTATCCTATACTGGAGGATGAGCAGGATAACGTCTATAGTAGGCCCGAGTTGATGATGTTTGTATAAACTGCAGTTAATTTGCAGTCAGAGAGTATCAAGGGAATCATCTAGAACGTGTTAggcctttttgtttttctatttggtAGCTGTAGTTTGACTGATATCCATATGCAATCTTAGACTGGATTAAACTTTGTCTTTGCTCTAGTTTTTTAGCTTGTTCTCGTCTGGATCATTTATGTGTAATAGTACTGCTATGAAATAGAATCCAAGCTTTCTTGAGATCTCAAGCTCCCAGTATGCTCTTCCTGGTGCATAAAAACGAAACGTACTTGGTACATGTTTTGATGGGGTTCAGGTGTCATGAATTCATGACCCACCATTATTGAGGCATTTTGTATTGTCTTCTTGGGCCTTTGGTGTGCACGATACGATGACATTATCCACCACCTGCTTGTTATGATGGTAGCTGTGCGTATGCCTATTATCTTGTGTCTTTTGGCTCTACAGATCCTTCAGTGCCTTCTAAACGTGCAGCGCAATTGAAGTTCATATAATATGCGAAGAGAATATTTGTATTTGTGTTAaatagtgtttttgaaaaattttaatttttttaaaattaattttttataattttaaatatataataatattaaaaataaattttaaaaaataaaaaataatatctatcaGGATTTCAAACACTAATAAAATAGAGTAGAGAACTAGAGAATATTACTCCCTGGTAACGAGAGTTTTGAAGGTTTCACCTTCACACACCATATGGCTCGTGCTTCCACCGAAGTTTTCTAAAACTATAGCTGGCAGACAGTGTATGCAACTGGTGTGTCCGGAAAATGCCATGCatttaatttcttcctttaTTATTGGATGCAAATCAGCAACCTGACCtaaaaaacaacacaagaccCATGAATATTATAGCAAGGAATCtcgaattctaaaaaaaaaaaagaagtggaTAGTAAATATGAGTACAATACGGCGAGTCATTCGAGTAGTTCCAAAGAGGGAGAGTTCGGATAATTCATCTCCGACTTCATCTacttcttttctcttcaaaatttccatcgaagaaaaagaagaatctgACAAGTATGGCGAAACTCCACACCCACATCTCAGCCTCTCTCCTTCGTCGAACAGCTCCCTGCCAAATCAACCACAACACAGAATCAACCACCACAAACAACATAACAACAACAACTCCTCCCACTTCTATTCCTCATCACAAAACGACCACCACAACCGCAACAGCTCCTCCACGCCAACAAATTACCCAGCAGCCAGTGCCCCTCAATTACCCGAACATCCCCTCACAAATCAGTTTCGGACCACTATGGTTTCGTGGAATACCATGGGACAGAGAAGGAAGATTCACAATGGGAAAGAGAAAGGAAGGTTAAGTGGCATATATTATAATGTATTCTTTATTAAGTGGGATTTTGCCCGTCTCCAACCACAATGTTTATCATGATGTTTCTGCTCTGGACTTACCTGTAGAATATTGATATATTATAATGCAGGAAAAAGATAGTGTGTTGGCTGATTAAGGGGTACCCGCCATATTAGTTATCAGAGTTAAATAAAtgcaaagcttttttttatatataatttttggatGGGAGTGCATTTATCTTAATAAGATAAATCAGTAGTATATAGTAATGATTCAGGATTCAGCTTGGCAATATAAGctcttttggatttaataatttctttgaattattagttgggattattaattaaaattaaatagagaAGAAATCTAAATGGTGTTGTTTTTACAGGGGGGACACTCTGAAATTGTTATCTCTATCccttttttcaatattttatttctttatgatCTCTTTGCCTTCTTATACCGTTCATGATATAATCCTATTTTTGAACCCTGAAAAAAGGAgtgaaagagagggagagaacgtgaagagaagtgcctaaaaagaagaaaacaattatCGGAGAGAGGTTTGCGAGTAGTCGAGGGAATTGATGTCAGAAACTCCCTTTACATTCCTAGGTAAACAAGGCCTGCAATCCTCTGAAATGTATTTATTCACTGAATAGTATTAGAAGGCATGTTCAACAAGCAGAAAGCTCAACTGTTTTGATGTGTGGTTTCAGATATATACTTGGCAAACTGAACAAGTGGAAAGATGAGAAGAAACAGGAGATATATTACATAGAACTTCCCAAATCCACATTTACAAAAATGACAAGGGCCACCTTCCTTGTCAGATCTAAATGCCATTATGGCCACTTCTGTTTAGATTTAATTCCTGCTACATTTGGTGCTCAACTCACTGATTTTGATGCTTGTTTATCATGTCTTTGCAAACACCCAGCCGGATGCGAAGCATAAGGTGACAGTGAAAAGGAACCCAGTCATGACTCCAAGTCCAAATTGCAAACCGATTATAGTCATTTCTTCATCAGCCAGCTGAACATCATGAGGAGCCTGCTGAGGCTGAAAAGGAGTAAGCTGTTGTCCACGCAGACCTTTGTTTCCCTCAAAGCTTGAAGGTGGAAATGTCAGGAACTGGCCTCCTGAAGGGATATCTCCTTGCAATTGATTGTATGCAATGCTGAACTTCGACAGAAAACTGAGCTTTTCCAGTGAGAGAGGTATTTCTCCTGATAAATCATTATAAGATAAGTCCAAAACTTCCAAGCTTGTCATGCCTGAGAAACTATCGGGAATGGTTCCTGAGAGATGATTTTCTTTCAGCTTCAGAACGTGGAGTTCTTTCAAATTTCCAAAACCTGGCCATAAGGTTCCTGTGAGCTTATTGTAACTCAAGTCCAAAGTTGGTCGAAAGCCCCAAATACCTTTATACTTGAGTTTTGCACCATCTGCTACGAACGAGAAAAGTGGGAAGCCTAAAGAAAGTCCttctgatgatattttcatGTTGATCAGGCCCTGTAGCTCTGTCAAGCTCTCAGGTATTTCACCAGTGAAAGAATTGTTCGACAGATCCATGTAAAAGAGATACTTGAACTCATGGAACCAGAAGGGAATAGTTCCATACAGTCTATTCCATGACAAATCCAAAAGTTGCAACATCTTGCTGCCACTCAGCCACGTTGGCATGGAACCTGTAAGTTCACAATAAGGAATAGCAAGTGCCCTGAGGTTCCTGAAGTGAAAATTCACATTTCTGGGCATTTTTTCACCGTGAAAGTTAAAACTAAGGAACAGTGAAGTTAAGTTTCTGCAATGTTGTAGAATTGCTAGGGCTGATGATATGTTAACAAGGCTGTTGTTTGAGAGTGAGAGGGATCTTAGGGCTTGGAGATTCTTGAACGCAAAAGGAACTTCACCACCAAGGTTATTACGAGCAAGATTCAGATTGGTCAGTCTCTGGCAAGAGGATATAACATCAGGCAGCGGACCATGGAAATTATTAGAACCAAGATCGACAGAGGTGAGATGAACCATTGCAGAACAATTGAGATTGATTGGACCATTAAGGGTGTTGTTGTTCAAATTCAGAATTACAATATATGGAGAATTTACCAATGACATGGGCAAATGCCCACTGAAGTTGTTTGAGCCGGCAAGGAAATTCTCAAGCTTAAGCCTCTCAAAAACATCTGGAAGAATTCCAGAAAACTTATTGGAGGAGATATCCAATTCCACAAGGTTGGAAAGTTTACCAATCTCATCATTTAGTGGCCCAGAAACTAAATTATGCTGAAGGTGCAATATACGAAGATTTCGCAGTTGCCAGAGGCTTTTGGGGAGATTTCCTGAGAGGTGATTGTCATTAAGAAAGAGTTGCTGCAGAGAAGAACACCTTCCAAAGTTTGCTGGAACTTCACCAGTGAAATAGTTGTTTCCAAGATTGAGCGTGTGAATATATGATGAGCTCTCACAAAGTGCTGCATCGACAGAACCGTTAAAATTGTTCCTTGAAATGTCAACATACCTGATCGAGGATAAATTGTTACCTCCTGGTAATGGACCGACAAGATCATTATTGCTCGAGTCAATGATCTCAAGATTCTGCAGGTGGAGTAATCTGGCTGGAAGGTATCCATGAAGGAAATTCTGTGAGAGGTTCAGTATACTCAGCTGATCCAAACCTGCCAAGGACTCGTTAATTATTCCTCTGAGTCTTTTGCTCCCAAGTTCTAACCTGACTACCCTTTTACTCGAAACAGTGGAATTGTCACAGGT from the Populus nigra chromosome 1, ddPopNigr1.1, whole genome shotgun sequence genome contains:
- the LOC133688047 gene encoding uncharacterized protein LOC133688047, translating into MDPEIAKTQEERKKMEQQLASLTSLTFDRDLYGGVDREAYETSIPATDDEEPDMGLNEVAQRLASYTAPKSVLKEMPRGGDDSEETDGFRKPSRIIDREDDYRRRRLDRIISPERHDPFAAGEKTPDPSVRTYSDVMMEESLKKQKEELLRKIANKKKEEEEARAGKEEKVASSVPKRSNRWDQSKEDDGKVVKKAKTGSDWDLPDATPGIGRWDATPTPGRIGDATPGAGRRNRWDETPTPGRVVDSDATPAGGVTPGATPAGVAWDATPKGMVTPTPKRQKSRWDETPASMDSATPALGAVTPSLGGVTPGPTPLGAIDMATPTPNALAMRGAITPEQYNLLRWEKDIEERNRPLTDEELDAMFPQEGYKILEPPASYVPIRTPARKLLATPTPMGTPLYSIPDENRGQQFDLGQEPPAGLPFMKPEDYQYFGALLNEEDEEELSPEEQKERKIMKLLLKVKNGTPPQRKTALRQLTDKAREFGAGPLFNRILPLLMQPTLEDQERHLLVKVIDRVLYKLDELVRPYVHKILVVIEPLLIDEDYYARVEGREIISNLSKAAGLATMIAAMRPDIDNIDEYVRNTTARAFSVVASALGIPALLPFLKAVCQSKKSWQARHTGIKIVQQIAILIGCAVLPHLRSLVEIIEHGLNDENQKVRTITALSLAALAEAAAPYGIESFDSVLKPLWKGIRSHRGKVLAAFLKAIGFIIPLMDAMYANYYTKEVMFILIREFQSPDEEMKKIVLKVVKQCVSTEGVEAEYIRSDILPEFFRNFWVRRMALDRRNYRQLVETTVEIADKVGVKDIAGRIVEDLKDESEPYRRMVMETIEKVVANMGASDIDSRLEELLIDGILYAFQEQTSDDANVMLNGFGAVVNSLGQRVKPYLPQICGTIKWRLNNKSAKVRQQAADLISRIAVVMKQCQEEQLMGHLGVVLYEYLGEEYPEVLGSILGALKAIVNVIGMTKMTPPIKDLLPRLTPILKNRHEKVQENCIDLVGRIADRGAEFVPAREWMRICFELLEMLKAHKKGIRRATVNTFGYIAKAIGPQDVLATLLNNLKVQERQNRVCTTVAIAIVAETCSPFTVLPALMNEYRVPELNVQNGVLKSLSFLFEYIGEMGKDYIYAVTPLLEDALMDRDLVHRQTAASAVKHMALGVAGLGCEDALVHLLNYVWPNIFETSPHVINAVTEAIEGMRVALGAAVVLNYCLQGLFHPARKVREVYWKIYNSLYIGAQDALVAAYPILEDEQDNVYSRPELMMFV
- the LOC133672691 gene encoding phytosulfokine receptor 1-like, giving the protein MQYSYLCFTFILLTISFKAPFTRSENFSCNSNDLRSLTSFSSSIDYGLDWNTSDSNCCTWIGVTCDNSTVSSKRVVRLELGSKRLRGIINESLAGLDQLSILNLSQNFLHGYLPARLLHLQNLEIIDSSNNDLVGPLPGGNNLSSIRYVDISRNNFNGSVDAALCESSSYIHTLNLGNNYFTGEVPANFGRCSSLQQLFLNDNHLSGNLPKSLWQLRNLRILHLQHNLVSGPLNDEIGKLSNLVELDISSNKFSGILPDVFERLKLENFLAGSNNFSGHLPMSLVNSPYIVILNLNNNTLNGPINLNCSAMVHLTSVDLGSNNFHGPLPDVISSCQRLTNLNLARNNLGGEVPFAFKNLQALRSLSLSNNSLVNISSALAILQHCRNLTSLFLSFNFHGEKMPRNVNFHFRNLRALAIPYCELTGSMPTWLSGSKMLQLLDLSWNRLYGTIPFWFHEFKYLFYMDLSNNSFTGEIPESLTELQGLINMKISSEGLSLGFPLFSFVADGAKLKYKGIWGFRPTLDLSYNKLTGTLWPGFGNLKELHVLKLKENHLSGTIPDSFSGMTSLEVLDLSYNDLSGEIPLSLEKLSFLSKFSIAYNQLQGDIPSGGQFLTFPPSSFEGNKGLRGQQLTPFQPQQAPHDVQLADEEMTIIGLQFGLGVMTGFLFTVTLCFASGWVFAKT